The following are encoded together in the Salinibacterium sp. UTAS2018 genome:
- a CDS encoding holo-ACP synthase — protein sequence MIVGIGVDVVDIARFERALQRTPTLTSRLFSESEQLKEGKPRPLRSLAGRFAAKEALIKALGDSSGVTWHDMRVVSDALGNPSLELHNSTKDIADRRGITSVHLSMSHDAGIAIAYVVAEATP from the coding sequence GTGATCGTGGGGATCGGTGTGGATGTCGTCGACATCGCCCGCTTCGAGCGTGCGTTGCAGCGCACACCGACCCTCACATCGCGCCTGTTCTCTGAGAGCGAACAGCTCAAAGAGGGCAAACCCCGCCCGCTTCGATCGCTCGCTGGAAGATTCGCAGCGAAAGAAGCGCTCATTAAGGCGCTGGGAGATTCGAGCGGAGTCACCTGGCACGACATGCGAGTCGTGTCGGACGCACTGGGAAACCCCTCGCTCGAGCTCCACAACTCGACGAAAGATATTGCCGATCGTCGGGGAATTACCTCGGTTCATCTTTCGATGAGCCACGACGCGGGAATCGCGATCGCCTATGTCGTTGCGGAGGCCACCCCATGA
- the alr gene encoding alanine racemase, with protein sequence MSDLRLATINTAAISHNIEVLRALVAPVKVMAVVKADGYGHGSFASARAALAGGADWLGVADLNEAFALRVAGIDAPLLAWLHQPGAAFGEAVRADIDLGVSSLAQLTEVAATSDTAYVHLKVDTGLHRNGAFLDEWHQFFEAAVAHELAGRIRVRGLWSHLANAGAEHDLEQIEQFSAAIAMAESVGLRPELRHLAASEGAIKHPAARFDLVRVGISSYGLSPATDVDVAALGLVPAMTLSAPVISVKRVKAGSGVSYGYAYRCERDTTLALVPLGYGDGIPRQASNRGPVSINGAVGRVAGRVAMDQIVVDMADATVAIGDEAILFGDPAASVPSADDWAEAADTINYEIVTRIGPRVTRRYES encoded by the coding sequence ATGAGCGATCTTCGACTCGCGACGATCAATACTGCGGCTATCAGCCACAACATCGAAGTGCTGCGTGCTCTTGTCGCGCCCGTTAAAGTCATGGCCGTTGTCAAAGCTGACGGCTACGGCCATGGGTCGTTTGCCAGTGCGCGAGCGGCTCTTGCCGGCGGTGCCGACTGGCTCGGAGTCGCTGACCTCAACGAAGCGTTCGCTCTGCGCGTGGCAGGTATCGACGCTCCACTCTTAGCGTGGTTGCATCAGCCGGGGGCAGCATTCGGTGAAGCGGTGCGCGCGGATATCGACCTCGGGGTGAGCAGCCTTGCTCAGCTGACTGAGGTTGCCGCGACATCCGACACCGCCTATGTGCACCTCAAGGTAGACACCGGCCTGCACCGCAACGGTGCGTTTCTGGATGAGTGGCACCAGTTTTTCGAGGCTGCCGTCGCCCACGAGCTTGCGGGTCGTATCCGCGTGCGCGGGCTGTGGAGTCACCTCGCCAATGCCGGTGCCGAACATGATCTCGAACAGATCGAGCAGTTCTCTGCAGCGATTGCGATGGCTGAATCGGTCGGCCTACGCCCCGAGTTGCGGCATCTTGCTGCTTCGGAGGGCGCGATCAAGCACCCGGCGGCTCGCTTTGACCTCGTTCGGGTGGGAATCTCGAGCTATGGGCTCTCGCCCGCCACCGATGTGGATGTCGCCGCGCTCGGACTCGTTCCCGCAATGACGCTCAGTGCTCCCGTCATTTCAGTCAAGCGCGTTAAGGCAGGCTCAGGCGTCTCCTATGGTTACGCGTACCGTTGCGAGCGCGATACGACGCTTGCCCTTGTTCCGCTCGGTTATGGCGACGGCATTCCGCGTCAGGCCTCGAACCGGGGACCAGTTTCAATTAACGGGGCCGTCGGTCGCGTGGCAGGCCGCGTAGCGATGGATCAGATCGTGGTCGACATGGCAGACGCAACCGTCGCGATCGGCGACGAAGCGATCCTCTTCGGCGATCCTGCCGCGTCAGTGCCGAGTGCCGATGACTGGGCCGAAGCGGCCGACACGATCAACTACGAAATCGTGACCCGAATCGGGCCTCGGGTGACGCGCAGGTACGAATCGTGA